In the Gossypium raimondii isolate GPD5lz chromosome 9, ASM2569854v1, whole genome shotgun sequence genome, one interval contains:
- the LOC105798299 gene encoding WAT1-related protein At5g40240 produces MASRNGWKELVLPCIAMVAVECSTVIATILIKAASVKGMSYLVFTAYCYILGTLVFLLLVSLFKRKSVLPQLKFPLFSRIFLIGLFGFSGQLCMYKGLQLTSPTLASTISNLTPAFTFILAVFFRIEKVALRSSSSRCKIMGTFTSICGALVIIFYKGPKVFSLSSSAIHQRPLGLMSSESNWIIGGLLLAVAFVLVLLGYIIQSQIMKIYPEEVTVNFFYNLFGTIIFLPICFLAEPNLSSWRLRAPLVCHCIPVRCSWGGEWQQPHGHPLVQHAVRLVKVMVVIASELTCISPFAILTIVDELRYTNAVETCRIASVGERLHLGSLTLLYHGWHHGCVSVSESNENHH; encoded by the exons ATGGCAAGCAGGAATGGATGGAAGGAATTAGTATTACCATGCATAGCCATGGTTGCTGTAGAGTGCTCCACTGTAATTGCCACCATTCTAATCAAAGCTGCTTCTGTGAAAGGGATGAGCTACCTCGTCTTCACTGCCTACTGTTATATTTTAGGAACCCTTGTTTTCCTCCTCTTAGTCTCCCTCTTTAAAAG AAAATCAGTGCTCCCTCAATTGAAGTTCCCTCTTTTTTCCAGAATTTTCCTTATTGGACTTTTTGG GTTTTCAGGTCAATTATGCATGTACAAAGGCTTACAACTTACTTCCCCAACTCTGGCTTCAACCATTAGCAATCTCACACCAGCTTTTACCTTCATACTTGCTGTCTTCTTCAG GATTGAAAAAGTAGCACTTAGAAGTTCAAGCAGTCGATGTAAAATCATGGGCACCTTTACATCAATATGTGGTGCAttagtgattattttttataagggCCCCAAAGTTTTTTCATTATCATCATCTGCTATACACCAAAGGCCTCTAGGGTTAATGTCATCTGAATCAAATTGGATCATTGGTGGCCTCCTACTAGCTGTTGCctttgttcttgttttgttGGGGTATATTATCCAG TCTCAAATAATGAAGATTTACCCTGAAGAGGTTACTGTAAATTTCTTTTACAACTTGTTCGGGACCATTATCTTTCTACCAATTTGCTTCCTTGCTGAACCAAACTTAAGTTCCTGGAGACTAAGGGCTCCTTTGGTTTGTCATTGCATACCAGTGAGGTGCAGTTGGGGGGGGGAATGGCAACAACCTCACGGTCACCCTTTGGTTCAACATGCCGTCCG TTTGGTCAAGGTGATGGTGGTGATTGCTTCTGAGTTAACATGCATTTCTCCTTTTGCGATTTTAACTATTGTTGATGAATTGAGATACACCAATGCCGTGGAAACCTGTAGAATCGCATCAGTTGGAGAGCGGCTTCACCTAGGGTCGCTTACGCTTCTGTACCATGGTTGGCACCATGGTTGTGTTTCAGTGTCAGAAAGCAATGAGAATCATCACTAA